A genomic region of Vibrio ziniensis contains the following coding sequences:
- a CDS encoding aldo/keto reductase, translating to MEDFILPSNNPMPRLGLGTWYMGETPRTRKQEVEALRFGIEYGARLLDCAEMYGEGEAESIAGEAMKGFRDQLYIVSKFYPHNASRKGVITACERSLRRLNTDYLDMYLLHWMGSVPFEETLEALYLLKEQGKIRDYGVSNLDINDLKDFCSADSQGLCATNQVLYNLACREPEWAVKPFCDQKGMSMMAYCPLDQGSLLFEPALQTIADKHNATPAQIALAWLLHQSGVIAIPKSSTVSRVKENLDSANITLTVSDIERINREFPAPTNDYEGRIGIR from the coding sequence ATGGAAGATTTTATTTTGCCAAGTAACAATCCTATGCCTCGCTTAGGCTTGGGCACTTGGTATATGGGTGAGACCCCGCGAACTCGCAAACAGGAAGTAGAAGCGTTGCGCTTTGGTATTGAATACGGTGCTCGTTTGCTGGATTGCGCAGAAATGTATGGTGAAGGCGAAGCCGAAAGCATTGCTGGTGAAGCAATGAAAGGATTCCGTGATCAGCTATATATCGTAAGTAAATTTTATCCTCATAATGCCTCTAGAAAAGGTGTGATTACCGCTTGTGAACGCAGCTTACGTCGTTTGAATACCGATTACTTAGATATGTATCTACTTCACTGGATGGGTTCTGTGCCTTTTGAAGAAACGCTTGAAGCACTTTATTTGTTAAAAGAGCAGGGCAAGATTCGCGATTATGGCGTCAGTAACCTTGATATCAATGACCTGAAAGACTTTTGCTCTGCTGATTCACAAGGGCTTTGTGCAACAAACCAAGTGCTTTATAACTTAGCGTGTAGAGAGCCTGAGTGGGCGGTCAAGCCGTTTTGCGATCAGAAGGGAATGTCAATGATGGCTTACTGCCCATTAGATCAAGGCTCTTTATTATTTGAACCTGCACTTCAGACGATAGCAGACAAGCACAATGCCACTCCAGCCCAAATAGCGTTAGCTTGGTTGCTTCATCAGTCTGGCGTTATTGCTATACCTAAATCCAGCACGGTTTCTCGAGTAAAAGAGAATTTAGATTCTGCCAACATAACGTTAACCGTAAGCGATATTGAGCGGATTAATCGAGAGTTCCCAGCTCCGACAAATGATTATGAAGGGCGAATAGGGATCCGGTAG
- a CDS encoding methyl-accepting chemotaxis protein produces the protein MIQYYRNRNLGFQLRTVMTVCLLIAFSSIAALVYQNASKVLLNTTLTEQQSKIQAMGKTIEGQYNAYLETARILASTLRNGYLEGFYVEDNEVNYNGYQIRDITIWGESIVSDVRKPDAFSRDTGAAATIFAPVGDDWIRISTSLRDSEGKLEIGTLLGREHPAYNNIMNGQPYYSVVTLLGRNYIAYYDPVLSDEGKVTAITSIALPVEDATQSIFESLRSVSWGDTGYTIVLDNKQANLGHYLLHPKFKPNDPSILDVADYNGDKPFKAIFSQDTGILTYPWEFNGSVGEKYIVYATVPGWDWKILGGTFVSEVTKESTELLKLIAIISLVVGALTFVIMSLFINRSTKPLTILSGYMERLGEGEVSIKVEQGSQNSQNEVTRLTNSVSNMANRLNSLVGDIRSTSEQLDGQSSSVLTDAQTNLRQSDAQQRQAEQVVTAIEEMATSAKSVAQQVEAIAENVRQADESTQNGLGKVEEVCLDVAQLNDQLDQSAKAIEQVNNDSNSIQSVTKMIDDIAEQTNLLALNAAIEAARAGEQGRGFAVVADEVRTLAARTQMSVKDVVQIINQLKSSTGNAVSLMHQSQQNANKVLDKAQEAGTSLESIAEQVRGIAGQAEAIATTAEQQAQVSQEVAASASEISDLNVQSRETSAQTSDSAQQLSELSKHLKQQVDFFH, from the coding sequence ATGATCCAATATTACCGAAACAGAAACTTGGGGTTTCAGTTGCGCACCGTCATGACGGTATGTTTGCTGATTGCATTTTCAAGCATAGCTGCATTGGTCTATCAAAATGCTTCCAAAGTACTTTTGAATACGACACTGACGGAACAACAGTCCAAAATCCAAGCTATGGGTAAGACCATTGAAGGTCAGTATAACGCTTACCTAGAAACCGCTCGTATCCTTGCATCCACTCTTCGTAATGGGTACCTAGAGGGATTTTATGTTGAAGATAACGAAGTCAATTACAATGGCTACCAAATTCGCGATATTACAATTTGGGGTGAGAGCATTGTAAGCGATGTACGTAAGCCTGATGCTTTCAGTCGGGATACAGGTGCTGCTGCCACTATATTTGCGCCAGTAGGAGACGATTGGATTCGAATCTCCACTTCACTTCGCGACTCAGAAGGCAAATTAGAAATAGGCACGTTATTAGGCAGAGAACACCCTGCATATAACAACATCATGAATGGTCAGCCTTATTATAGTGTGGTGACTTTATTAGGTCGGAACTATATCGCCTATTATGACCCCGTATTGAGTGATGAAGGAAAAGTAACAGCCATTACCAGTATCGCCTTGCCAGTAGAAGATGCCACCCAATCTATTTTTGAGTCTTTACGTTCCGTTTCTTGGGGTGACACTGGCTATACGATTGTTCTAGACAACAAACAAGCAAACCTTGGTCATTATCTGTTACACCCCAAATTTAAACCCAATGACCCATCTATCTTAGATGTTGCCGATTACAACGGTGATAAGCCTTTTAAAGCTATCTTTAGTCAAGATACAGGCATCCTCACCTATCCATGGGAATTTAACGGCTCAGTCGGAGAAAAATACATTGTGTACGCCACTGTTCCGGGTTGGGATTGGAAGATTCTTGGGGGTACTTTTGTTAGTGAAGTGACCAAAGAGAGTACAGAACTTCTCAAACTGATTGCTATCATTTCCCTTGTGGTTGGCGCATTAACCTTTGTCATCATGAGTCTCTTCATCAATCGCAGTACCAAGCCGTTGACCATACTTAGTGGGTATATGGAGCGATTGGGCGAAGGTGAAGTGAGCATCAAAGTTGAGCAAGGCAGCCAGAATTCACAGAACGAAGTAACAAGGCTTACAAACAGTGTCAGCAACATGGCAAACCGCCTTAACTCTCTTGTTGGGGATATTCGTTCGACCAGTGAGCAGCTCGACGGTCAGTCAAGTAGTGTGTTGACTGATGCACAAACCAACCTGCGTCAGTCGGATGCACAACAGCGACAAGCAGAACAAGTGGTTACAGCTATTGAAGAGATGGCAACATCAGCAAAATCCGTCGCACAACAAGTTGAAGCGATTGCCGAAAACGTTCGTCAGGCAGACGAAAGTACGCAAAACGGTTTGGGTAAAGTGGAAGAAGTTTGCTTAGATGTGGCACAGCTCAACGATCAGCTCGATCAATCAGCAAAAGCCATTGAGCAAGTAAACAACGACAGCAATAGCATCCAAAGCGTCACCAAAATGATTGATGATATTGCCGAACAGACGAACTTACTGGCTCTTAACGCTGCAATCGAAGCGGCGCGAGCTGGTGAACAAGGTCGTGGCTTTGCCGTAGTTGCCGATGAAGTAAGGACTCTTGCTGCTCGCACGCAAATGTCGGTTAAAGACGTAGTTCAGATTATTAACCAGTTGAAGAGCTCAACAGGCAATGCTGTCTCTTTAATGCATCAAAGCCAGCAAAACGCCAACAAGGTGCTCGACAAGGCGCAAGAAGCAGGCACTTCACTCGAATCTATAGCAGAACAAGTACGCGGCATCGCAGGTCAAGCCGAAGCGATTGCCACAACTGCAGAGCAACAAGCTCAGGTGTCACAAGAAGTTGCAGCAAGTGCTTCTGAAATTTCAGACTTAAATGTTCAAAGCCGTGAAACAAGTGCACAAACGTCTGACAGTGCTCAGCAGCTTTCAGAACTGTCCAAGCATCTTAAACAGCAAGTAGATTTCTTCCACTAA
- a CDS encoding GNAT family N-acetyltransferase has product MKGNSVLSEIRFRPATDADCLFAYELKKAVDFDLLTLEHGWDEELQWALHQHEWNTGLPTVICHQDKPIGTYMLLEKRDQIYFSRFFILPNYQNQGIGRKVMEYVIRYSKQTGKPCSLSYLKDSHAGSLYKRMGFEIYREESPFIYTRYTPTKC; this is encoded by the coding sequence TTGAAGGGTAATTCAGTTTTAAGCGAGATTCGATTTCGTCCAGCTACTGACGCCGACTGCCTTTTTGCTTATGAGCTTAAGAAGGCTGTCGACTTCGATTTGCTAACGCTTGAACATGGTTGGGACGAAGAGCTTCAATGGGCCTTGCATCAACACGAATGGAATACTGGTCTGCCTACAGTTATCTGTCATCAAGACAAGCCCATTGGAACTTACATGTTGCTGGAAAAACGTGACCAGATCTACTTTTCTAGGTTCTTTATTCTACCTAATTATCAAAATCAGGGGATCGGACGTAAAGTTATGGAATATGTCATCCGATATTCTAAACAAACCGGAAAACCCTGTTCTCTGAGCTATCTTAAAGACAGCCATGCAGGAAGCCTCTACAAACGCATGGGATTTGAAATCTATCGGGAGGAATCACCCTTTATTTATACCAGATACACCCCTACAAAGTGCTGA
- a CDS encoding 2-hydroxyacid dehydrogenase, which produces MKKKVILYKSIPENEVNRLHEHFELTVFNELNDANREEFNAALTQAHGIIGSGVVMSDELLNTAPHLEAVSTISVGIDQFGFDYLSQRKIALMHTPGVLNETVADTVILLALGTARRAVEVSNMVREGRWDRNLPAEYFGVDLHHKKMGIVGMGRIGYAVAKRAHMGFGMSICYHNRSANFEAERDFAAERLELNELLSTCDFVVVLVPLSAATEKMFGKEQFELMKSSAIFVNAARGKVVDENALIEALKNKTIRAAGLDVFEVEPLPASSPLNQLDNAFLLPHIGSATTETRYSMVQCAVDNIIAALNGDYSANCANRAQIEG; this is translated from the coding sequence ATGAAAAAGAAAGTCATTCTGTACAAGAGTATCCCTGAAAATGAAGTCAACCGTCTGCATGAACACTTCGAACTAACCGTGTTTAATGAACTTAATGATGCTAATCGCGAAGAATTCAACGCAGCATTGACTCAAGCGCATGGAATCATAGGTTCTGGTGTCGTAATGTCCGATGAACTGCTCAATACTGCACCACATCTTGAAGCAGTATCGACCATTTCCGTGGGTATCGACCAGTTCGGGTTTGACTATCTCTCCCAACGTAAAATTGCCCTAATGCACACGCCTGGCGTATTAAATGAAACCGTAGCAGACACCGTCATCCTTCTTGCCTTAGGTACCGCTCGCAGAGCTGTAGAGGTTTCAAACATGGTGAGAGAAGGTCGCTGGGACAGAAATCTTCCCGCTGAATATTTTGGTGTTGACCTTCATCACAAGAAGATGGGCATTGTCGGAATGGGTCGTATTGGTTACGCAGTCGCGAAACGTGCGCATATGGGATTTGGTATGTCTATCTGCTACCACAACCGTTCCGCCAACTTTGAAGCAGAACGCGATTTTGCAGCAGAGCGCTTAGAACTTAATGAGCTGCTTTCAACGTGTGATTTCGTTGTCGTATTGGTTCCTCTCAGCGCAGCAACGGAAAAAATGTTTGGCAAAGAACAATTTGAACTGATGAAATCTAGCGCCATATTTGTCAATGCTGCACGTGGCAAAGTGGTTGATGAAAATGCATTAATCGAAGCGTTGAAAAACAAAACGATTCGCGCCGCTGGTTTGGATGTGTTTGAAGTTGAACCTCTGCCAGCATCATCACCCCTTAACCAATTGGATAATGCATTCTTGTTACCGCACATAGGTTCTGCAACCACAGAAACTCGTTACAGCATGGTGCAGTGTGCTGTCGATAACATCATTGCTGCATTAAATGGAGACTATTCGGCAAATTGCGCTAACAGAGCACAAATTGAAGGGTAA